The Oscillospiraceae bacterium genome contains a region encoding:
- a CDS encoding putative RNA methyltransferase, protein MPTPKNTILPLTIESLSSDGSGVGHYEGKAVFVPYTAPGDRIEARIVKDMGRYAFGILEKPVALSSQHIEPDCPVYRPCGGCCFRHLSYEAEAQAKEGFVRDALRRIGGLELPVLPLLASPLQQRYRNKVQFPVALNAGGRVAAGFYAPRSHRLVPCADCRLQPRPLNEIAGWICDFLQQNAIPVYSEQTHTGLVRHIFLRQGWHTGQILVCLVINGRSLPHAQEFCESLTARFPAVRTVVLNVNRQKTNVITGAECISLHGPGYIEDTLCGVPVQLGPLSFYQVNTPGAELLYGVVKQFAALRPGDTLLDLYCGMGTIGLSMVRECKELIGVEIVPEAVESARRNAAAMGAANARFLCADAGRAAAQLSAEGLAPDVICLDPPRKGCDEATLNTVCKMAPRTVVMVSCNPATAARDCAFLAARGYRPVQAQPVDLFPRTRHVETVVLLSKGEIDSKKVRVEFSLEDMDMSGFQKGATYEQIKAYVLEHTGLKVSSLYISQIKRKCGLDVGQNYNLSKKEDAKVPKCPPEKEAAIRDALKYFQMI, encoded by the coding sequence GTGCCGACCCCTAAAAACACAATTCTTCCCCTCACCATCGAAAGCCTTTCCAGCGATGGCAGCGGCGTGGGGCATTACGAAGGCAAGGCTGTTTTTGTGCCGTACACTGCTCCCGGCGACCGCATCGAGGCCCGCATCGTAAAGGATATGGGCCGTTATGCGTTCGGCATCCTGGAAAAGCCGGTGGCCTTGAGCAGCCAGCATATCGAACCGGACTGCCCCGTGTACCGCCCCTGCGGCGGCTGCTGCTTCCGCCACCTGAGCTACGAGGCCGAAGCCCAGGCCAAAGAGGGCTTTGTGCGGGATGCCCTGCGCCGCATCGGCGGGCTGGAGCTTCCGGTGCTGCCGCTGCTCGCAAGCCCCCTGCAGCAGCGCTACCGCAATAAGGTGCAGTTTCCGGTCGCCCTGAATGCCGGGGGCCGCGTGGCCGCCGGGTTCTACGCCCCCCGCAGCCACCGGCTTGTCCCCTGTGCCGATTGCCGGCTCCAGCCGCGGCCGCTCAACGAGATTGCGGGCTGGATCTGCGATTTTTTGCAGCAGAACGCCATCCCGGTTTACAGCGAGCAGACCCACACGGGCCTGGTGCGCCATATTTTTTTGCGCCAGGGCTGGCATACCGGCCAGATCCTGGTTTGCCTGGTGATAAACGGCCGCTCCCTGCCCCACGCGCAGGAGTTCTGCGAATCGCTCACAGCCCGCTTTCCCGCGGTGCGCACGGTGGTGCTGAACGTAAACCGCCAAAAGACCAATGTGATCACCGGCGCCGAGTGCATTTCCCTGCACGGCCCAGGCTATATCGAGGATACCCTGTGCGGCGTGCCGGTGCAGCTTGGCCCTCTCTCGTTTTATCAGGTAAACACGCCGGGTGCGGAGCTTCTTTACGGCGTGGTAAAGCAGTTTGCGGCCCTGCGCCCGGGCGATACCCTGCTGGACCTTTACTGCGGCATGGGCACCATCGGCCTTTCCATGGTGCGGGAATGCAAAGAGCTGATCGGGGTGGAGATCGTGCCGGAAGCGGTGGAAAGCGCCCGGCGCAACGCTGCCGCCATGGGCGCGGCCAACGCCCGTTTTCTCTGTGCGGATGCCGGCCGGGCCGCCGCACAGCTTTCTGCCGAGGGCCTTGCCCCGGATGTAATCTGCCTGGACCCGCCCCGCAAAGGCTGCGATGAAGCCACCCTGAACACGGTGTGCAAAATGGCCCCCCGCACGGTTGTGATGGTCAGCTGCAACCCCGCCACCGCCGCCCGCGACTGCGCCTTTTTGGCGGCCCGCGGCTACCGGCCCGTGCAGGCGCAGCCGGTGGACCTGTTTCCCCGCACAAGGCATGTGGAGACGGTTGTTTTGCTTTCCAAGGGAGAAATCGACTCAAAGAAGGTGCGGGTGGAGTTCTCGCTGGAAGATATGGATATGTCCGGCTTCCAGAAGGGCGCGACTTATGAGCAGATCAAGGCGTATGTGTTGGAGCATACCGGTTTGAAGGTATCTTCCCTGTACATCTCACAGATAAAGCGCAAGTGCGGGCTGGATGTGGGGCAAAATTATAACCTGTCAAAGAAGGAAGATGCCAAAGTGCCAAAATGTCCGCCGGAGAAGGAAGCGGCGATCAGGGATGCGTTGAAATATTTTCAGATGATTTAA
- the ccrB gene encoding serine recombinase, with amino-acid sequence MKKTKTKCYLYTRVSTSMQVDGYSLDAQRDKLRKYAEYEDMVVAGEYSDEGFSGKNIQGRHEFQRMLQDIQDCKDGVEYVLVFKLSRFGRNAADVLNSLQLMQDFGVNLICVEDGIDSSKDSGKLMISVLSAVAEIERENIRTQTMAGREQKAREGKWNGGFAPYGYRLEKGELLIAEDEVDVIRTIFDRYIHTNDGVSGVAKYLNRQGFVKKLRQNGTIPGFSASFVKSIIDNPVYMGKIAYGRRRTEKKIGTRNEMHVVEQSEFPVYEGKHEAIISEEDWNLAQEKRKINAYRREKVNDPTHAHILSGILKCPCCGKSLYGNIAKAHSKDKKTRYYYYCKNTVTPTGHECTFRLNIEQMEMNRMVASIISAMVSDPRFADAIKAKIGSAVDTNDLEKQLEALQAQLRQTLGTKARLERQMDGLDVNDPYYDRKISDLQRRYDEQYGAIDEIEVQIDDVQSQIRSIRQEKISGDNIYRLLLAFDQVYEAASEVERKEFMRAFIERIELFPEKQPDGNWIRKIIFNFPVPVNGTEVKELPLENETIVECVILLTRTVRE; translated from the coding sequence ATGAAGAAAACTAAAACAAAATGTTATCTCTACACACGGGTATCTACATCCATGCAGGTGGACGGATATAGTCTGGATGCTCAGCGAGACAAACTGCGGAAATACGCTGAATACGAAGATATGGTAGTGGCTGGTGAATATTCTGATGAAGGCTTTTCCGGCAAGAATATTCAGGGCAGGCACGAATTTCAGCGGATGCTGCAAGACATTCAGGACTGCAAAGACGGTGTGGAATATGTGCTGGTGTTCAAGCTGTCCCGGTTTGGCAGGAATGCCGCTGACGTTCTGAATTCCTTGCAGCTGATGCAGGATTTCGGTGTCAATCTGATTTGTGTGGAAGACGGCATTGACAGTTCCAAAGATTCCGGCAAGCTGATGATTTCTGTCCTTTCTGCGGTGGCAGAGATAGAGCGTGAAAATATTCGGACACAGACGATGGCCGGACGGGAGCAGAAAGCCCGTGAAGGAAAATGGAACGGTGGCTTTGCCCCTTATGGATACCGCCTTGAAAAAGGCGAACTGTTGATTGCTGAGGATGAAGTGGACGTGATCCGCACCATCTTTGACCGCTATATTCACACCAACGATGGTGTCAGTGGCGTGGCAAAATATCTGAACCGGCAGGGCTTTGTGAAGAAGTTAAGGCAGAACGGCACCATTCCCGGTTTTTCTGCCAGCTTTGTGAAGAGTATCATTGATAATCCGGTATATATGGGAAAAATCGCCTATGGCAGACGCCGGACAGAGAAGAAGATCGGCACACGGAATGAGATGCACGTAGTTGAGCAATCGGAGTTCCCTGTGTACGAGGGGAAGCATGAGGCTATCATTTCAGAAGAAGATTGGAACCTCGCGCAGGAAAAACGGAAAATCAATGCTTACCGGCGTGAGAAAGTCAATGACCCTACCCACGCACATATCTTGTCCGGTATTCTGAAATGCCCCTGCTGCGGCAAAAGCCTGTACGGGAATATTGCGAAAGCCCACAGCAAGGACAAAAAGACCCGCTATTACTATTACTGCAAGAATACGGTGACGCCAACAGGCCACGAGTGTACCTTCCGGCTGAATATTGAGCAGATGGAAATGAACCGCATGGTAGCGTCAATCATCTCTGCTATGGTCAGTGACCCACGGTTTGCGGATGCAATCAAGGCGAAAATCGGCTCCGCTGTCGATACGAACGATTTGGAGAAGCAGCTGGAAGCATTACAGGCGCAGCTTCGGCAGACATTAGGCACAAAGGCCCGACTGGAACGGCAGATGGACGGTTTAGATGTGAATGACCCGTATTATGACCGGAAAATTTCTGATTTGCAGCGCCGATATGACGAGCAATATGGCGCAATAGATGAGATTGAAGTCCAGATTGACGATGTGCAAAGCCAGATACGGAGTATCCGGCAGGAGAAGATTTCGGGTGATAATATCTACCGCCTGTTGCTGGCATTCGATCAGGTCTATGAAGCAGCCTCCGAAGTGGAGCGGAAGGAGTTCATGCGGGCGTTTATTGAGCGGATTGAGTTATTCCCGGAAAAGCAGCCGGATGGCAACTGGATTAGGAAGATTATCTTCAACTTCCCTGTCCCGGTGAATGGAACAGAAGTGAAAGAATTGCCCTTGGAAAATGAAACAATAGTCGAATGCGTGATCCTTTTAACCCGCACCGTCCGGGAATAA
- a CDS encoding PadR family transcriptional regulator, translated as MNNKYVQQFKKGSLEMILLCLIGRKETYGYEIITELNNSASVLGYAKEGTIYPILYRLQEAELIKCRLAPAAANGGSKKYYSLTDKGRNVLDELILFWSSYENCVNGFIESYQQARVSK; from the coding sequence ATGAATAACAAATATGTCCAGCAATTCAAAAAAGGCTCTCTGGAAATGATACTTTTATGCCTAATCGGACGCAAGGAGACTTATGGATATGAAATTATAACTGAATTGAACAATAGTGCGTCTGTTTTGGGATATGCGAAAGAGGGAACCATTTACCCCATTTTGTATCGTTTGCAGGAAGCAGAACTAATCAAATGCCGATTGGCTCCGGCTGCGGCAAATGGCGGCTCAAAAAAGTATTATTCTTTAACGGATAAAGGCAGGAATGTACTTGATGAACTAATCTTATTTTGGTCAAGCTATGAAAACTGCGTAAACGGCTTTATAGAAAGTTATCAACAAGCGAGGGTATCCAAATGA